A segment of the Bos taurus isolate L1 Dominette 01449 registration number 42190680 breed Hereford chromosome 8, ARS-UCD2.0, whole genome shotgun sequence genome:
tatcctgctcaaactcttccagaaaattgcagaggaaggtaaacttccaaactcattctatgaggccaccatcaccctaataccaaaacctgacaaagatcccacgaaaaaagaaaactacaggtacCAAGTTTTATTaccaagttttatttttagaattagaCAGACTTAAGTTTAAATTCCAATTTTGACAATTACTGGGAGATCTGACCCAGTTACCTGccttctttgtgtttcattttcctcaaaCACAGAAGGGAGACAATCCTGACATCTTGAGATTGTTGTTGATCAGGATTTTATCTACGATTTATGAAAAAAGGACCAGTGTGAAATATAGACCCCGTAGATCTTAATTGGAAATTGAATAATATATAACTTGGAAATAATAAATTTGACTGTGTGTAATATGTATAATAACAAAggaaatttgggggaaattatTTCTGGAGTACGGCCATTTTTCAGTTACGAGTAGAGTTTTTGGTTCACATTGTCAAGTGTTTAGTGCAGAAACATGTATCATTACAGAGAACAGTTTGAAATCTCAATTAGATTTACTCACGAGGAATCATCAAGATAAAGGAAATGTAGAAGATTAATATCACATTGAAATTTTCACTACATGAATGATATTTCAGACATCattccagaaaacaaagaaattatttattcttctcAGAATGAAAGGATCTATTAGGTTTTGTAAGTAAATAGTTATACTACTTCCGACTTCATTCATCCATCATACATCCATTGTATGAATCTATGTTTTTATATATCCTATAATTGTAAAGTGCTTATAGTAAACATCAACAAAATCTCAGAATACAATAAATCTAGGACACCTTAACCTCTAATCACCTTTTTACTTAATTTCAATTATTCTTTGAAATTTGGGAGAATCATATATTTAATTACACAAATTTGTCTACAGCTTGAGTTAGAATCACTGGTGACAAAATGATCATCTACAGTATGAACACAAACTTGAATTGAATAGATTGCATAGAGTTGGGGCTTCCTAATGGTTGTCATGAGCAATGTGTGGTTAGCGGTATTATTGATTTCACACTAGGAACTTGTGGCCTCAAAATAATGCCTAGCTTAGTCCCAAGCATGTTGTCCAACCAATATAAAAACAGTAATAAACCACAGTGTTTTCTGGAAAACAAACCTTTGAATCATTTAAGAATACAGACAACAAAATCAGCTATTATGAGATTTTGGTTTATTGTAAAATTTAGCAAAGTTTATCTTGTAATCCCTGACCCCTTGctctgaaaacaaaagcaaagatataattATTGCTTATTCTTTTCCCCCTACTTTATTTGTGCCACtgtgaaagaagggagaaaaatcatCATAATAAATAGAGAGActtaagagagaaagagaaatcagtCCAGACGAGAAATACTAGGAGCAACAGAAACACCATCAAGCCATTCAAAATAAGCTTCCTTTTAAAAGGTTGtcgtactaaaaaaaaaaaaaaaaaaaaattcacaccaAAAATATAGCAGCGGAGAAGGAAGATAAATACAAGTTAATTGCACACCAATCCCATGCATAAAACTGGGGCATTAGCCAAAGCAGTAGTATTCAGAATCCAACTTGGGACGCTTGTACAGTGCGTGTGAGTCCCCTACGACTGAACTGTCACTGAACTGGTCCAAGTCTGAGGGGGTGTGATGGCCTGGGACGTCATCCGCCAAAGTGTCCAGGTAGCTCCCCACGGAGATGCCGTCAAGCCCGTCACTGCCATCGTGGAGGCTGTTGCAGCTGCCGTGTAAGGAGGTGCTCTGACTCTCCAGTAAGCTGCACAGGCTGCCACTCAGACTGCTGCCTCGGCTGGTGATGGTGGCTTTCTCTTCAATCATCCACTTGATGGACTCGATGCTCTCATTGATGAGGAGCAACTGGCGCATGAGCTTCCCGTCTGTGGCTCTGAGGTTAACCtgtggagggcagggagagaggagagacctGCCAGTTAGTCTGCGTTCTTGAAAGACCCCAGAGTCATTTAAATTCTGTCTCCTGCAGTCCATCATTTTACATTCagagaataaaatacaaatttactTGAGCGCAGGATCTTTTTGAAAACTGCTGACAAAGGCTAGGAGTCATATTTAAAGAACTCACTTCCTTCCAGCCTTAACAGGCTCTGAAAGGGACTATGAACTCTCACTGCATCTCTGACCTTCACCAAGCTGCCTGGAAATAGCCTATTGAATGACAGATTCTGTCAAGAGACTTGTGCTCTCTATGGCCagattgtttgttgttgttgttttagttgcttggttgtgtctgactcttttgtgaccccatggactgtagtcctctatccatgtgatttcccaggcaagaatactggagtggcttgccatttccttctccaggggatcttcctgacccagggattgaacctgtgtctcctgcattggcagaattctttaccactgagccaccagggaagctcagatttAATAGTTTATCCTTGTTAATTGAGAGTATGTGTGTGGATATTGAGAGAAGGGGGGATAGGAATCtgtagaaattaaggaatcatcatcatcattgtagCAGCTCCTATTTTTGAGAGATTAGGTGACAAACACCATTAATAAAAGCTCAACACgcattatattgggttggccaaaaagttcattcaggtttttcgaTGTTATAGAAATGACCAAGCGAACATTTGGTCAACTCAATAATAACCCTGTGCCTtaagtattattatttctatccttcttttatagatgaagaaactgaaatctgcaaataaaaaattaagagtaCAGAAAATGTCTGTACCTTTTATGACTATACTGACAAATATGTAGTGCTGAAAAATGCTTTCATGTTTAACAGGAACCAAATTGTTTCAATATTCCCTGAATCCAAGAGGCTGATAAATGAGGCTGATCTACTTTACACAATGAAGTGTACAAgtattttctgtatatttcattatttccttCAGATGTGTCAAGAGCAGCTCCAATCAAAACTGGGATATGAGACTCTGGGACAGTTCCCTTAAATGACTTCTAGGTATGTAGTCTTTCTGATGGTTTTAAATTACTTCAGAGAAATCTGTCTTAGTTACAAAGCAGAATTTCTCTGTAGGCCCCACAGTTcaacaggaatatctgttaaCATGAAGATTGTTTCTGAAGGAAGTAGGGGGAGAGCGCTGCAAGATAGCCCTTGTTCTGGTTGGAATTGAAGAGATAAGGCTCCTACAGAGATTCCAGCGGACTGGACTGTGAGGCAAGGACAGATTTAGCCACCAGAGGTCCTAGTCACATTCATCAGGGTTTAAATgaaattccaattttttttcgCCTGAGGTCTTTTAACCCAGGAGACTGGGCCTTGCTTATTCTCTCTTGAACACCCAGGATAATTCAGATTTATGGGTTTCTAGAATTATCCAAGGCACTCTGTTGTGAGTGACTCAAgtcagaagagagaaagaagcttatatatgcatttatattgtAAATGTATTTCTAGGAAACAATCCATCTCTGAAGGAGAACTTTGGATTGAGTGAATGTGACAGACAGCTATTAAGAGAGATGAAATTTTTAGGATGACTTCAGAGATTTAAGATTGCAGGTAAAttccatgtgtatatgtacaaaaaTGCTtacgtatgtatgtataaagTATGAAGTATAATTTAAAAACCGTTAATCTACCTAGGATATTAAATAAAGTGACTTAGGAGACTACCTTATCTTCTCTGAGAAATGTACCAAAAATTCTTAGGCAGTCAGCAAGGAAAATCAATTTTCTCTGAGACATTCAAGAACAGAACTTAGTAAGTCTTGAGATGGTTTTCTATTTGTGGTGTTGTCTCAGTGACCTTGCTTTAAGGTTGTGTGGGGGAAGGAGGTTTTGTGGcaattttttatatttgaatttacCCCCACACCCTATGAGTCATCAAAATACTGTTCAAATTACAAGTaatacaacaaatatttacaaatgaccAACAATTTGCCTAGAACATccacagaggagccaggaaaATCAATAGAAGTCAAAGTCTTGCAAAATTGTTCAGTTAAGCATCTGTAGCCGATAAAACATGCTGTGCCCATTGTAGGAACAGTGCAATGGAAGTGTGGCCATTTCCCAACAGCTCCCCAGATGAACCACAGCTGCATTTGTTCACATCCCCACCCTGTCCTGTCAGAATGTTCCTGCGCATGCCCAGATCTGGACATATTCCCTGTTACTCCCTTCACTTGAAATACTGTTTTCCCCTTCAAATCCTCCCCATTCTTGAAGTCCTAATTCTTCCATGAAGTATCTCTTCTGCTGGCCTGTTTACCCTCTACTGTGTAGTTTGTATCTGACAGTCTACCTTAATTTTGTACACTTATGTTGCTACCTATTATTGTCTTTTAGCTGTTTCTTCAGCTAAGCTTTCAGTTCCTTAAAAAAGCTGTGTCTTATGTTTTGTCCATCTCTTATGGTCTGTTTTAAGGATGGATTGATTTTGCGGAGGGGAAACAG
Coding sequences within it:
- the LURAP1L gene encoding leucine rich adaptor protein 1-like gives rise to the protein MEDGPLPDLRDIELKLGRKVPESLVRSLRGEEPVPPERDRDPGGGSGGSGSGCSSSSSCCSFPLSLSSSSSSSPTSGSPRPTHSSSTLERLETKIHLLRQEMVNLRATDGKLMRQLLLINESIESIKWMIEEKATITSRGSSLSGSLCSLLESQSTSLHGSCNSLHDGSDGLDGISVGSYLDTLADDVPGHHTPSDLDQFSDSSVVGDSHALYKRPKLDSEYYCFG